One Tachypleus tridentatus isolate NWPU-2018 chromosome 3, ASM421037v1, whole genome shotgun sequence DNA window includes the following coding sequences:
- the LOC143246552 gene encoding methionine aminopeptidase 1, which produces MSVVLSEDRCCLTTDCHKVARLQCPTCIKLGISDSYFCSQECFKGNWEIHRQVHKKARNDKQTTEYIPWPGFQFTGKLRPFPKTPKREVPDFIQRPDYADHKKGWPLSEQAVKGSSHIKVLDDEEIEGMKVVCKLAREVLDVAAEAAGVGVTTDEIDRLVNEASIERECYPSPLNYYGFPKSCCTSVNEVICHGIPDSRPLEDGDLLNVDVTVYHRGFHGDLNETFLIGNVDEEGRRLVQVTYESLMKAIEIVKPGVKYREIGNVIQKHVQAHGFSVVRSFCGHGIHRLFHTAPSVPHYSKNKAVGIMKAGHCFTIEPMISEGTWRDLLWPDDWTAVTQDGKRSAQFEQTLLVTDSGCEILTQRRENGGQPHFMDK; this is translated from the exons ATGTCGGTAGTGCTATCAGAAGACAGATGTTGTTTGACTACAGATTGTCATAAAGTCGCTCGCTTACAGTGCCCAACATGTATAAAACTTGGGATTAGCGATTCCTATTTCTGCTCACAA GAATGCTTTAAAGGAAACTGGGAGATACACAGACAAGTACATAAAAAAGCAA gaaatgataaacaaaccaCAGAGTATATCCCATGGCCAGGATTTCAGTTCACTGGAAAGTTGAGACCTTTTCCCAAG ACTCCTAAACGGGAAGTACCAGACTTTATTCAACGACCAGACTATGCAGATCACAAAAAGG GTTGGCCTCTTAGTGAACAAGCTGTAAAGGGATCCTCTCATATAAAAGTTCTAGATGATGAAGAAATAGAAGGAATGAAAGTCGTGTGTAAG CTTGCTCGTGAAGTTTTGGATGTTGCAGCAGAAGCAGCCGGGGTTGGGGTTACTACAGATGAAATTGATAGACTTGTTAACGAG gCTTCCATAGAAAGAGAATGTTATCCATCTCCTCTCAATTATTACGGCTTTCCAAAGTCTTGCTGCAC TTCTGTGAATGAAGTGATTTGTCATGGAATACCAGATTCTCGACCTCTCGAAGACGGAGATCTGCTCAATG TGGACGTGACAGTCTATCATAGAGGTTTCCATGGAGATCTGAATGAAACATTTCTTATTGGAAATGTGGATGAAGAAGGAAGAAGACTTGTTCAAGTTACTTATGAGTCACTCATGAAAGCAATAGAAATAG TGAAACCAGGAGTTAAATATCGAGAAATAGGTAACGTAATTCAGAAACATGTACAAGCACATGGGTTCTCAGTAGTGAGAAGTTTCTGTGGACATGGTATACACAG GTTATTTCATACAGCTCCAAGTGTTCCTCATTATTCAA AGAACAAAGCAGTAGGCATAATGAAGGCTGGACACTGCTTCACAATAGAACCTATGATATCAGAAG GAACATGGAGAGACTTGTTATGGCCAGATGACTGGACAGCTGTTACTCAAGACGGGAAACGTTCTGCCCAGTTTGAGCAGACCTTGTTGGTGACAGACTCTGGTTGTGAAATCCTGACCCAGCGAAGGGAAAACGGTGGACAACCACACTTCATGGATAAGTGA